One window of the Pyxicephalus adspersus chromosome 5, UCB_Pads_2.0, whole genome shotgun sequence genome contains the following:
- the PAK1IP1 gene encoding p21-activated protein kinase-interacting protein 1 codes for MEDRIEVLCGCYEQILFGYKVQPAEQWTATSDFTNHSHTASLSVVAVNNRFVATGSKDETIQIYDMKKRVEHGALLHHNGTVTCLEFYGNTHLLSGAEDGLICVWNTKKWECQQTFKAHKGKVLSLSIHPSGKLALSVGTDKTLRTWNLVEGRSAFIKNIKQNANIVQWSPNGEKYVVVIQNKVDVYKLETASIIGTISNPKRISSVQFIKDDVLAVAGDEEFIRIYDVESQKCLCEFTAHETRVKNLYSFKYEDFHVLASSSSDGYVKLWKLNLQKLNTEPLLLCEVNTSARLTCLSVWLPEHGDNKEKTKAHTSAEKDECPKTKRKVPEDKDENSDAEEAIEEQVVHKKRKRTDKQKKKQTNTD; via the exons ATGGAAGATCGGATAGAAGTGTTGTGCGGTTGCTATGAACAGATTCTGTTCGGCTATAAAGTACAGCCAGCAGAG CAATGGACAGCTACCTCTGACTTCACAAATCATTCTCACACAGCTTCACTATCAGTGGTTGCAGTAAATAACAGATTTGTTGCTACTGGGAGCAAAGATGAAACAATTCAAATTTATGACATGAAGAAAAGAGTGGAGCATGGAGCTCTGCTACATCATAATG gTACTGTTACATGTCTGGAGTTTTATGGGAATACACACCTTTTAAGTGGGGCTGAAGATGGATTGATTTGTGTGTGGAATACTAAGAAGTGGGAGTGCCAACAGACTTTCAAAGCACACAA aGGGAAAGTCTTGTCCCTTTCAATCCATCCTTCTGGAAAACTAGCCTTATCTGTGGGGACTGACAAGACTTTAAG gaccTGGAACCTTGTTGAAGGCCGATctgcattcataaaaaatataaaacaaa ATGCAAATATAGTTCAGTGGTCTCCCAATGGGGAAAAGTATGTAGTAGTCATACAGAACAAAGTGGATGTATACAAGCTTGAAACTGCTTCAATTATTGGTACAATCAGCAATCCCAAGAGGATTTCTTCTGTACAGTTCATTAAA GATGATGTTCTGGCTGTAGCAGGAGATGAAGAATTTATCAGAATTTATGATGTGGAGTCTCAGAAGTGTCTGTGTGAATTTACAGCCCATGAGACAAG AGTGAAAAATCtgtattcttttaaatatgaAGACTTTCATGTACTTGCATCTTCCTCAAGTGATGGTTATGTTAAACTGTGGAAGCTGAATTTACAGAAG ctaaATACTGAACCCTTGTTACTTTGCGAAGTCAACACATCAGCCAGACTGACTTGTCTTTCCGTATGGCTTCCGGAACATGgtgacaataaagaaaaaacaaaggcgCATACATCTGCTG agAAGGATGAATGTCCCAAAACGAAAAGGAAAGTCCCTGAGGACAAAGATGAAAATAGTGACGCAGAAGAAGCAATTGAAGAACAGGTGGTGCACAAGAAGAGGAAACGTACAGataaacaaaagaagaaacaaacaaaTACGGACTGA